The region CTTCAGGCGGTCGCCGAGCGGCCGACGCCGAGGGGACATGTCCGCCGGGGCGGTGGGGGGCGCGACCGCGCTCCCCACCGCCTCCGTCTCAGTCTTGGTAGACACCTGATGCTCCGCGCTCAGTAGCCCTTGGACTTCAGCAACTTGTTGACCTCGTCCTCGGCGTTCTTCAACGCCTGCGCCGCGGTCACCTGCCCGGAGACCGCCAGGCTGTGCTGGGTCGCCAGGATCTGCTGGATGGCGTCGGACTCGGGGAGCTTCGGACGCCACATCTTGCCCTTGTCGATGGCGACGTAGCCGTCGGCGATGGCCTTGAAGACCGGGGTCAGCCAGGCCTGCTCCGGGGTGGAGGAGAGGGTCGACTTACGGGCCGGGAAGACGCCCAGGGTGTTGGCGTGCCACTTCTCGCCCTCCTTGGAGGAGAGCCACTGGAGCAGCGTCCAGGCCGCCTCGGCCTGCTTGCTCTTCTTCGCCACGGCGCCGGTCCACATGCCCCGGTGCGCGCCCGCGCTGGCCGTACCGACCGGCATCACCTGGATGCCGACCTCCTCCGGCTTGAGGGTGGTGGTCTTCGGGTCGATCGCGGTGCCCTTGTAGACGCTGCCCCACATGAACATGGTGGCCGTCTTGCCCTGCCGGAACGCCTCCAGCGGCTCGTTGAACTGGTAGGTGGCCGCACCGGGCGGGGCGTACTTGAGCAGGTCGATGTGGGTCTGCAGGGCGGCGACGCCCTCGGGGGTGTTGAACGTCGGCTTGTTGTTCTCGTCGAGGAGTTGGCCGCCGTTGCTGTTGAGGATGGTCTGCCAGATCGTCGGGGTCAGCGGGTCCTTGGTCCAGTAGGTGCCGACCGCCCAGGCGTCGGGCTTACCGTCGCCGTTGGTGTCCCGCACCAGCTTCGGAGCCTGCTCCAGGTACTGCTGCCAGGTCAGCTCCGGGGTCGGTGCCGCCAGGCCGGCCTTCGAGTAGAGCGTCTTGTTGTAGAACATCAGCAGCACGTTGGA is a window of Micromonospora polyrhachis DNA encoding:
- a CDS encoding ABC transporter substrate-binding protein, which translates into the protein MRSLPRATRGTTRRAVLAGGLAATVALSLAACGSGDDGEVTGGGVGTAEKPVSIRMIANDAFARQWQEQMVPEFNKLYPHIKVTIDGVPYGDLLAKEMLELTAPDPTYDIVIADDPWIPQLAKTGGLADLKGDLGKYTKSDYDWDDFNTGPLAAGEWKGKQYGVPLRSNVLLMFYNKTLYSKAGLAAPTPELTWQQYLEQAPKLVRDTNGDGKPDAWAVGTYWTKDPLTPTIWQTILNSNGGQLLDENNKPTFNTPEGVAALQTHIDLLKYAPPGAATYQFNEPLEAFRQGKTATMFMWGSVYKGTAIDPKTTTLKPEEVGIQVMPVGTASAGAHRGMWTGAVAKKSKQAEAAWTLLQWLSSKEGEKWHANTLGVFPARKSTLSSTPEQAWLTPVFKAIADGYVAIDKGKMWRPKLPESDAIQQILATQHSLAVSGQVTAAQALKNAEDEVNKLLKSKGY